Part of the Hevea brasiliensis isolate MT/VB/25A 57/8 chromosome 16, ASM3005281v1, whole genome shotgun sequence genome is shown below.
GACGAAAGCAAATCAAAGCAACCTTAGTAAAAACATTTGACTACCCACTATTTCCAGAAGCTCTCACAAAATGAGTTTGGGTTCCCCTTAACCAACATATTTCCAAAATCCAAAAAACATTGATGCTTGCATCAGCTACTCACACTATCACAACAATGAAATTGAACTGTTCTATATTGCTTTGGCTGTATCACCAACTAGGGCAAGCTTAGCCAAAAGGCCGCATAGCTGAAGGTAGGTACCTACCCCATCACAGATTCTCATATGGGCAAATCCAGTCTcctgaaaaaataattaataaataaaataaacaaaatcAGAAAATATAAAATTGATACGGAAGGAAACATTGATCCTGGAATATAAGATTTACCTTCATGAACTCCAATTTCAAATATTCAGCCATGTCATAATTCTTTATGATACGAAAAAGGGTTGTAATTATGTCTGTGGGAGAATAGCCCAAATCATAGAGCTGCTTCAGACGAGAACAAGCATCATCAAATTTTCCCTCAAGCACATGGCGAACCATATTCTTCACATGCAATGGATGAGGCTGGTCACACACCTGAAAAGCATCCAACACACCTAAGTTGGCACAACACACTCATTGTTAATACCACCCACTATAGTCATTAAGACTTGTAACCTTGAAAACATTTTCCTGGTTGACAAATCGGAATCCACTGTATGTAGCTTGCAAGTTATTCAATGCCTGCCTCATATCTCCATCAGCAGTGAATATGATGGCCTCAAGGCCTTCAGGAACATATGGGACCTTCATTGATTAAAAAACAAGTCAAAATACTTGCACCATGTTTATAAACACAATATATCAAGATTCAAAGTTGCAGTAGGATTATGATCTTGGGGACATAAACTTCTGTGAACCATGCCAGAAAGTAATTTTTCAAGTTCGAATTGTATAACAGGATTGAGGTGCTAATAAGCTTTCACCTGAGAATCTCAGCTTTATCCAACCCTGTTATCTCCCACTTGATGTGTTTTAAAGCAACATTTCATCAAACATGATCAGACAGCTGTCACTTCATAAACAGCTCA
Proteins encoded:
- the LOC110642369 gene encoding replication factor C subunit 2, which produces MASSSSSANNSSHSYDIPWVEKYRPNKVADIVGNEDAVSRLQVIARDGNMPNLILAGPPGTGKTTSILALAHQLLGPNCKEAVLELNASDDRGIDVVRNKIKMFAQKKVTLPPGRHKIVILDEADRMKVPYVPEGLEAIIFTADGDMRQALNNLQATYSGFRFVNQENVFKVCDQPHPLHVKNMVRHVLEGKFDDACSRLKQLYDLGYSPTDIITTLFRIIKNYDMAEYLKLEFMKETGFAHMRICDGVGTYLQLCGLLAKLALVGDTAKAI